The Solanum lycopersicum chromosome 2, SLM_r2.1 DNA window aaaaaaaaacatactaatAAAGATTGATGACAAATTTAGGCTTATAGTTTTGTGTGAGTCATGGGGCTGAATATTTTAATGAAAGAGTCAAGCATATAGTTACATTAAAGGGGGAAAAAGCTtcaataatagtataaaatgaTCAAGTTTATGCATATTTACATTTACATTGTTGATACATGGAATcccattatttcatttttgaacATATGTTGCCTAGATGAGTTTTTATCTGTGTCTATTCTActtgttgctcggactcttagAAATGTTGTTTGTATCTGTGTTTCTACTTGTAGTTAGCTATGTTGCTCGTACTCTTCGTAACtgcattttgaaaataatatgagGTTCTAGTTGGCTGTATTGGCATTTTGGTTTTAGTAGTTAGTTATGGAAAAAACAGAGAATATATTTTGCAGGATTCATTGGTACTGTCTTTGATTTCGAGATTTATGAAACTAAGTCCAGATTTCCATTGCAGAGTATTCCACATGACTTTGAGAGAAGATGTTGCAACGACATTTTAAGCCCGGTGCATCTTGAGGTTCCCACCGGACAAGTGTGGGAGGTTGAATTGCGACATTCTGAAGGTCATATTTGGTTTACCAAAGGATGGCAGGATTTCTGTGACTATTATTCGATAAGCCGTGGACACTTTTTGATGTTTGGATACAACACTCCTTCCCATTTTGATGTCACTATATTTGATGTGAGTGCAGCAGAAATCGAATATCCATATAGTTCACGCACCTTCCATTTCCATGAAACACACCATGCACCAATAATTGACCTGTCCGAGTCGGATGTTGATATCATGGAGGATACTCCAAGACGCCagaagttgaaagaaaaagttGTTGATCATTCTCTTGAAAACCTGTGCGATGGACAGATCAGCAAAAGGAAAAGGCACGGGGATGATGTAGCTTCACCTTCTTTCACAAAAAAGGTCCAAAGTGAGGATCTTTTTGGCTATGACCTGAATTGATAATCAAACTTATTACACGATAATTTAGTACTACGAGTTTTAAGTTCTGTGCACCAACATTGTACAACTAATAACACAATCAAGTCACGTATTAGGTCGCAAAATCTTTATGATAAGTATTACTAGTAATGAGTATCTTTGTAAAAATGGTGAAAGAAACTTTACATTGTTGTTgtatataatgattttattcattCAGTATTAATGTAATGATTTTAATGAAGACTGCAGGATTCACAAGAAAGACTCCAAGAGTGTTTACGATCAGAACAAGACGGTAATGGAAAAAGAGAGCTCTACAGCGTATCAACAAGCAAAAGCTTTTAAATCTAAGAATCCGTTCACTATATCTTTTATGCAGCCATCATATGTCTCTGCTTCATTCAATCTGGTAAGCTACAAGATGTAATCTTTATGGAATTCGCGGTgctctaatttttcttttttccattgTACTATCGTCAAAACTAATTTACTTTGCCATCTCCTTTGACAGTCCATACCGTTGAAGTTTGCTAGGAAGTATTTCCTTGAGAACAATGGCAATTTAGTGCTTCGTGTTCCAGGAATTGGATCTTGGTCTGTCAAGTGCACTTTGGGAATGACAAATGGTAAAGTTGGTTCTGGTTGGAAGGCATTCGTGCAAGACAATAAGTTAAATGTTGGCGATGTTTGTGTATTTGAAGTGCTTAAGGGACAGCTCTTTGTAGATGTCATAATTTTCCGTGCAGCTGGGAGCACACTAATGCACAATATAGTTGCAGAAGTGCCGCGGGTTCCATGTTCACAACCCAAAGTAGTACAAACCAAGAAATCCAAGCAGCATACAGGAGGTTCATATGGTCTCAACTTAAAAATTAAAGGTGATAAAGTTGAATTCTCTTTATAAGATAGTCCGGAGTGTACATCTTTCGTCGTACTAGTATTTTTCTGATCGTTTCATTAAGGTTATATTGGCTTGAATTTTTTCAGAAGAACAAGGTGAAGGTACTGAGATTTTGGGTCATTGTCCGTCAGGACGTGGAAGCAAAAGAAAACAACCTGAAGTGGATGCAGTGGTGCCTTCTTTCACAAAAAAGGCCCAAAGTGAGGATCGTTTTGGCTATGACCTGAATTGATAATCAAACTTGTTACATGATAATTTAGTACTACGAGTTTAAGTTCTGTGCACCAACATTGTACAACTAATAACACAATCAAGTCACGTATTAGGTCGCAAAATCTTTATGATAAGTATTACTAGTAATAAGTATCTTTGTAAAAATGGTGAAAAGAAACTTTACATTGTTGTTGTATATAACCTAAATTCATTCAGTATTAATGTAATGATTTTAATGAAGACTGCAGGATTCACAAGAAAGACTCCAAGAGTGTTTACGATCAGAACAAGACGGTAATGGAAAAAGAGAGCTCTACAGCGTATCAACAAGCGAAAGCTTTTAAATCTAAGAATCCGTTCACTATATCTTTTATGCAGCCATCATATGTCTCTGCTTCATTCAATCTGGTAAGCTACAAGATGTAATCTTTATGGAATTCGCGGTgctctaatttttcttttttccattgTACTATCGTCAAAACTAATTTACTTTGCCATCTCCTTTGACAGTCCATACCGTTGAAGTTTGCTAGGAAGTATTTCCTTGAGAACAATGGCAATTTAGTGCTTCGTGTTCCAGGAATTGGATCTTGGTCTGTCAAATGCACTTTGGGAATGACAAATGGTAAAGTTGGTTCTGGTTGGAAGGCATTCGTGCAAGACAATAAGTTAAAAGTTGGCGATGTTTGTGTATTTGAAGTGCTCAAGGGACAGCTCTTTGTAGATGTCATAATTTTCCGTGCAGCTGGGAGCGCACTAATGCACAATATAGTTGCAGAAGTGTCACGGGTTCCATATTCACAACCCAAAGTAGTACAAACCAAGAAATCAAAGCAGCATACAGGAGGTTCATATGGTCTCAACTTAAAAATTAAAGGTGATAAAGTTGAATTCTCTTTATAAGATGGTCCGGAGTGTACATCTTTCGTCGTACTAGTATTTTTCTGATCGTTTCATTAAGGTTATATTGGCTTGAACTTTTTTCAGTAGAACAAGGTGAAGGCACTGAGATTTTGGGTCATTGTCCGTCAGGACGTGGAAGCAAAAGAAAACAATCTGAAGTGGATGCAGTGGTGCCTTCTTTCACAAAAAAGGCCCAAAGTGAGGATCTTTTTGGCTATGACCTGAATTGATAATCAAACTTGTTACATGATAATTTAGTACTACGAGTTTTAAGTTCTGTGCACCAACATTGTACAACTAATAACACAATCAAGTCACGTATTAGGTCGCAAAATCTTTATGATAAGTATTACTAATAATAAGTATCTTTGTAAAAATGGTGAAAAGAAACTTTACATTGTTGTTGTATATAACCTAAATTCATTCAGTATTAATGTAATGATTTTAATGAAGACTGCAGGATTCACAAGAAAGACTCCAAGAGTGTTTACGATCAGAACAAGACGGTAATGGAAAAAGAGAGCTCTACAGCGTATCAACAAGCAAAAGCTTTTAAATCTAAGAATCCGTTCACTATATCTTTTATGCAGCCATCATATGTCTCTGCTTCATTCAATCTGGTAAGCTACAAGATGTAATCTTTATGGAATTCGCGGTgctctaatttttcttttttccattgTACTATCGTCAAAACTAATTTACTTTGCCATCTCCTTTGACAGTCCATACCGTTGAAGTTTGCTAGGAAGTATTTCCTTGAGAACAATGGCAATTTAGTGCTTCGTGTTCCAGGAATTGGATCTTGGTCTGTCAAGTGCACTTTGGGAATGACAAATGGTAAAGTTGGTTCTGGTTGGAAGGCATTCGTGCAAGACAATAAGTTAAAAGTTGGCGATATTTGTGTATTTGAAGTGCTCAAGGGACAGCTCTTTGTAGATGTCATAATTTTCCGTGCAGCTGGGAGCACACTAATGCACAATATAGTTGCAGAAGTGCCACGGGTTCCATGTTCACAACCCAAAGTAGTACAAACCAAGAAATCAAAGCAGCATACAGGAGGTTCATATGGTCTCAACTTAAAAATTAAAGGTGATAAAGTTGAATTCTCTTTATAAGATAGTCCGGAGTGTACATCTTTCGTCGTACTAGTATTTTTCTGATCGTTTCATTAAGGTTATATTGGCTTGAATTTTTTCAGAAGAACAAGGTGAAGGTACTGAGATTTTGGGTCATTGTCCGTCAGGACGTGGAAGCAAAAGAAAACAACCTGAAGTGGATGCAGTGGTGTCTTCTTTCACAAGAAAAACCAAAAGTAAGAATTGATCTTCTATTTACATGTCAACTTAGTAGTAATATATTGATAATggttttttgttttgaagaaaGCGGAGGAAGTTGTGGGTTGCACAAGAAACAATCCAAGATTGTTTATGATAAGAACAAGACAGTAACGGACAAAAAGAGCTCTATAGCATATCAAAGAGCAAAAGCTTTTAAATCGAAGAATCCATTCATTGTATCTTTTATGCAACCATCGTATATCTCCAAACATTACATTCTGGTAACTATGCTATAAAATCTGTAGACTTGCCAAAATCTTTATTCGATCCATATGGATTCATGCCATTACTGTGTCCAACTCTTTTGGCAGAAAATATGGTCAGCATTTGCCAGGAAGTATTTCCTTGAGAACGATGGCAATTTAGTGCTTCGTGTTTCAGGCAGTGGATCTTGGTCTGTCAAATGCACTATTACAACAGCAAGTGCGAAATTTAATTATGGTTGGAAGACATTTGTGCTAGAAAATGAGTTAAAACTTGGTGACGTTTGTGTATTTGAAGTGATTAAAGGCGGTCAACTCTTCGTAGATGTCACAATATTTCGTGCAGCTGGGAGCATTATAGTAGCAGAAGTGCCAGGGCGTTCTGATAGGAAAAGTAAGGTTATCAAAGGTGATAATTCTGTTCCATGTTCACAACCCAAAGTAGTCAAAAACCAATAAATGAAAGCACCATCCAGAAGGTTCATATGGTGATAAAGTTTAATTCTCTTCATAAGATAGTTTGGAGTGTACAACTTTTGCTGTGCTAGTGAACTTTTTGATCGTTTTATTTAAAGTTATATTGGCTTGAATTTTTACAGAAGAACATGGCAAAGGCACTGAGATTGAGCATTCTGTTAAGGTTTTGGGCCATTGTCCATTAGGAAATGACAGTAAAAGAAGGAGACCAGCAAGGAAGGCAGAGGATGTGGCTTCACCGTCTTTCACAAGAAAACCCAAAAGTAAGGAATTGGTAACTCTGGCTTACTAACAGAATCGACCATATGCTTACATGACATTTCAGTATAGTAATACATTGATTTTGAATTTCTATTTGAAGAAAGCGGAGAAAGTTGCAGGATGCACAAGCAACAAACTAAGATGGTTAGTGCTAAGAGAAAGACAGTATTGGACAAAGAGATGACCATAGCATATCAAAGAGCAAAAGCTTTTAGGTCGAAGAATCcatttgttatatattttatgcaGCCATCGTATGTCTCAAGACCATACAATCTGGTAAGCTACTTTTTAGACTTGCTTATACTTTGATCAGCTTATGCTCAATTTTTACTGTCTCATCTCTTTTGGCAGCACATGACTTTCTCATATGCTCAGAAATATTTATGGGAGAAATGTGGCGATTTAGTGCTTCGTGCTGCTGGCAGGGGATCTTGGTCTGTTAAATATGATCTGGGGCTACCAGAAGGGAGAATTCGCCTAAGTTGGAGGGCATTTGTGCTGGACAATAAGTTAAAAAGTGGTGATGTCTGTGTATTTGAACTGATTAAGGGCACTCAGCCCTTTTTAGATGTCACTATATTTCGTGCAAACGAGAGAAAACCAAAGCATACAACAGATGGAGGTGTTTCTGGTTTTAGAAACAAGATAATCAAAACTGAGAATTCAGTACCGTGTCCTCGAACCAAAATAGATCACAGTAGGAAACATAATCTTGAAAAGAAGCATAAAGGCGATTCCGATGGTTTCATCACTTCAAAAGTGAAAGGTGAGTGAGTATTTTTCTAGTGTCAACTAAAAATGATAGCCTTAACTTTAAGAATGCATTAAAGGTACTTTCTTGATCATTTCAATAAACTGTAGTCGTGTTGGCTTGAATTTTTGCAGAAGAACTCAGGGAAGGCACATTGAGGCATGGGCAGCAATCTACGTCTTTTTGTATGGGCACAGTAGTAGCCAAAGAAATGGTTCTGGCATATCAAAAAGCAAAAGCATTTACATCTGAAAATCCATTCTTCTTAAGCTTTATGCAACCATCGTATGTGTCTCTTGCCAGAGGCCCGATTCAACTGGTAAGATAGTTATTCGTGGTTATTTTAGTTATCTGAAGCAATCTTGTTCTATATGATAATAATGCATATCCTTTAAACTGACAGAGCATAGCGTCATCAGTCGCTAGGAAATTTTTTTCCACTAGACAGAGTGACGTGGTACTTGAAGTTTCAAGCAAGAGACGATGGACTGTAAAATGCAGTGTTGGAATAAAAACCGCAAAGTTTAGTTGTGGTTGGAAGGAGTTTGTGGTGGACAACAAGCTAAAAGTTGGGGATGTTTGCATCTTTGAATGGACTGGTAGACCCAACCTTGTGTTCAATGTCATAATATTTCCTTCTTGTGGAGGTATTTGATGACTTGTTTAGTAGTCTGTGTGTTTTGGGAAAGGGaaggaaataatatatatatatatatatatatatatattattgatcTCTATTTTGACAAGAGTTGAACATGCTATCACTATGTTTCCTTCCTTCAGATATAAGCTCATAGGGGCATACAGTATATCATGTGTCTCTGTTTTGAAGTTGTGAATTTAGTATTCAGTTACTTTAATGTATCAAAAAGAAATGCTACTGTAATACTTTTGTGACTCTATTGAGTAGTATGTAAAATTCATGTATTTTGATGATTTGGGAAGCTCATCGACGATGTGATTAGATAAATTCTCAACTAGAGATATCAACTAGAGCAATTCTTATGGATTGACTGATAGAAGCACACAAAAGGTTAGAACTAAGGCTTGAGATCCTCTTTGCATTAGCTCAATGCTTATTGCCTACAAATATGAAGAGATTTAGGTTATACCCATGCAGTAATCTGTTGGGTTGAAATTTGTCATCAACTCTGATTCTCTGCTAAAGTTTTGTCAAGGCAGGTGTAATttcttttggtaattttttaagATTACAATTGTTAATGATGTACTTATTTGGCTGTCAAGCCCAACATACATATGCATCAACTATATCTTTTTGGGTACTAATGCATTATGACAAAAAAGTAGTTATCCTTTGgtccttttttaaaataataaatgttgtatatttattaaatacataaaaaaaaaattgtaagcaATTAAATTTAgtagtaatataatttattctaaTAACTTGCTCATGTCCAGATACTACTAGTATCGATATATAGAAAGGGCATTGACCCACCACATCTCTCACATcagatattatatttattttttccacaTTTTTTGGTACTTACTATTCTGCagatattatataaatacaacACAAGTTAAGATAAAATATTCAATTGAAGACAAAGCACTACATGTTACTGCAACCTACAAACATATCCACTTGGTGAGttcatctcaaactcaaaaACTTCCACCGGATTATATCCATGGCTTCCTCAAGAAAGAACGAAGCAGGCACAAGATCGATGATGAAACGGAGCTCAAATGAAGAAATCAACCAGTGTTTCTTGCATCAACTGGAATTTGAATCCGCGTGCTCGGTGACATCTGTATAACTAATAGCTGCTTCCAGGGAAAACCGAATGGTTCTCCACCAATGCCATTCAGAAAAAGAGCATTGTTTTCATGTCATTGATCACTAATTCATGTTCTTCCCCACAATAAAGAGCAAAGTTTAACCTTCATAAATTTCCCTTAACTTCTTCTTGCTCAGTTCATCGTGTCAAGATTGAGCTGATAATTGACCTCAAAATCAATAGGACTTAAAACAACTTCATGCAAAGTCCATGACAATGTAAAAGATTTCGGCTCTGCTGTCTCATGGGATATACCTGGTTCATGAAAACTGGAATAAGAAAATGTAGAATCAACAGCCAATATGGCTTCATCACTTACAAATAAACTAAGGTAGGAAATTTCCAGTTACGTTGATGGTCACATTGTCGTAGAAGTTCCTTAAAGATCCATCATGTTCAGTGATACTTTGATCTTCCTCCAGCTCTCCACTGTGAAGTAGTAATGAGCTCCTGAAAAAATCATGTTTCAATGTTAAAAGACTGAACATGAAACATATATTGATGCCAATGTTGTCTTACACCATGTTTTCATGATTTCCACATGTTCAATTGGAAAAAAGCTTAGTACAAGTATCTAAATGAAAAACACAAACAATTTTAAGTCGCTGCATATATTCAGCCTTGAAGATCGTAGCGAGGGTGTAAAGCAAAAGCTTATTTAACTTATTAAGGAGCCAAAGTCTAGAAAGCAAGGGCTTTAGCATAGAGGTAAAACTAAATATATGTACTACAagttatcaacaaaaaaaaaagttgtgccAGCAAAAGAACAGCAAAAAGTTTATGTGAGAATAGATAGGACTATGGGGCCTATATGTAAACAATTCACAGACCTAAGTTCATTATTCTAGAAGATTGAAATGGTGGGTGAACATGTTACAGAA harbors:
- the LOC101244431 gene encoding putative B3 domain-containing protein Os03g0621600 isoform X1 codes for the protein MASSSSTKNNTVVQSRFIKIILFPHECIHLSIPHDFERRCCNDILSPVHLEVPTGQVWEVELRHSEGHIWFTKGWQDFCDYYSISRGHFLMFGYNTPSHFDVTIFDVSAAEIEYPYSSRTFHFHETHHAPIIDLSESDVDIMEDTPRRQKLKEKVVDHSLENLCDGQISKRKRHGDDVASPSFTKKVQNCRIHKKDSKSVYDQNKTVMEKESSTAYQQAKAFKSKNPFTISFMQPSYVSASFNLSIPLKFARKYFLENNGNLVLRVPGIGSWSVKCTLGMTNGKVGSGWKAFVQDNKLNVGDVCVFEVLKGQLFVDVIIFRAAGSTLMHNIVAEVPRVPCSQPKVVQTKKSKQHTGGSYGLNLKIKEEQGEGTEILGHCPSGRGSKRKQPEVDAVVPSFTKKAQNCRIHKKDSKSVYDQNKTVMEKESSTAYQQAKAFKSKNPFTISFMQPSYVSASFNLSIPLKFARKYFLENNGNLVLRVPGIGSWSVKCTLGMTNGKVGSGWKAFVQDNKLKVGDVCVFEVLKGQLFVDVIIFRAAGSALMHNIVAEVSRVPYSQPKVVQTKKSKQHTGGSYGLNLKIKVEQGEGTEILGHCPSGRGSKRKQSEVDAVVPSFTKKAQNCRIHKKDSKSVYDQNKTVMEKESSTAYQQAKAFKSKNPFTISFMQPSYVSASFNLSIPLKFARKYFLENNGNLVLRVPGIGSWSVKCTLGMTNGKVGSGWKAFVQDNKLKVGDICVFEVLKGQLFVDVIIFRAAGSTLMHNIVAEVPRVPCSQPKVVQTKKSKQHTGGSYGLNLKIKEEQGEGTEILGHCPSGRGSKRKQPEVDAVVSSFTRKTKKSGGSCGLHKKQSKIVYDKNKTVTDKKSSIAYQRAKAFKSKNPFIVSFMQPSYISKHYILKIWSAFARKYFLENDGNLVLRVSGSGSWSVKCTITTASAKFNYGWKTFVLENELKLGDVCVFEVIKGGQLFVDVTIFRAAGSIIVAEVPGRSDRKSKVIKEEHGKGTEIEHSVKVLGHCPLGNDSKRRRPARKAEDVASPSFTRKPKKSGESCRMHKQQTKMVSAKRKTVLDKEMTIAYQRAKAFRSKNPFVIYFMQPSYVSRPYNLHMTFSYAQKYLWEKCGDLVLRAAGRGSWSVKYDLGLPEGRIRLSWRAFVLDNKLKSGDVCVFELIKGTQPFLDVTIFRANERKPKHTTDGGVSGFRNKIIKTENSVPCPRTKIDHSRKHNLEKKHKGDSDGFITSKVKEELREGTLRHGQQSTSFCMGTVVAKEMVLAYQKAKAFTSENPFFLSFMQPSYVSLARGPIQLSIASSVARKFFSTRQSDVVLEVSSKRRWTVKCSVGIKTAKFSCGWKEFVVDNKLKVGDVCIFEWTGRPNLVFNVIIFPSCGGI
- the LOC101244431 gene encoding putative B3 domain-containing protein Os03g0621600 isoform X2; the encoded protein is MASSSSTKNNTVVQSRFIKIILFPHECIHLSIPHDFERRCCNDILSPVHLEVPTGQVWEVELRHSEGHIWFTKGWQDFCDYYSISRGHFLMFGYNTPSHFDVTIFDVSAAEIEYPYSSRTFHFHETHHAPIIDLSESDVDIMEDTPRRQKLKEKVVDHSLENLCDGQISKRKRHGDDVASPSFTKKVQNCRIHKKDSKSVYDQNKTVMEKESSTAYQQAKAFKSKNPFTISFMQPSYVSASFNLSIPLKFARKYFLENNGNLVLRVPGIGSWSVKCTLGMTNGKVGSGWKAFVQDNKLNVGDVCVFEVLKGQLFVDVIIFRAAGSTLMHNIVAEVPRVPCSQPKVVQTKKSKQHTGGSYGLNLKIKEEQGEGTEILGHCPSGRGSKRKQPEVDAVVPSFTKKAQNCRIHKKDSKSVYDQNKTVMEKESSTAYQQAKAFKSKNPFTISFMQPSYVSASFNLSIPLKFARKYFLENNGNLVLRVPGIGSWSVKCTLGMTNGKVGSGWKAFVQDNKLKVGDVCVFEVLKGQLFVDVIIFRAAGSALMHNIVAEVSRVPYSQPKVVQTKKSKQHTGGSYGLNLKIKEQGEGTEILGHCPSGRGSKRKQSEVDAVVPSFTKKAQNCRIHKKDSKSVYDQNKTVMEKESSTAYQQAKAFKSKNPFTISFMQPSYVSASFNLSIPLKFARKYFLENNGNLVLRVPGIGSWSVKCTLGMTNGKVGSGWKAFVQDNKLKVGDICVFEVLKGQLFVDVIIFRAAGSTLMHNIVAEVPRVPCSQPKVVQTKKSKQHTGGSYGLNLKIKEEQGEGTEILGHCPSGRGSKRKQPEVDAVVSSFTRKTKKSGGSCGLHKKQSKIVYDKNKTVTDKKSSIAYQRAKAFKSKNPFIVSFMQPSYISKHYILKIWSAFARKYFLENDGNLVLRVSGSGSWSVKCTITTASAKFNYGWKTFVLENELKLGDVCVFEVIKGGQLFVDVTIFRAAGSIIVAEVPGRSDRKSKVIKEEHGKGTEIEHSVKVLGHCPLGNDSKRRRPARKAEDVASPSFTRKPKKSGESCRMHKQQTKMVSAKRKTVLDKEMTIAYQRAKAFRSKNPFVIYFMQPSYVSRPYNLHMTFSYAQKYLWEKCGDLVLRAAGRGSWSVKYDLGLPEGRIRLSWRAFVLDNKLKSGDVCVFELIKGTQPFLDVTIFRANERKPKHTTDGGVSGFRNKIIKTENSVPCPRTKIDHSRKHNLEKKHKGDSDGFITSKVKEELREGTLRHGQQSTSFCMGTVVAKEMVLAYQKAKAFTSENPFFLSFMQPSYVSLARGPIQLSIASSVARKFFSTRQSDVVLEVSSKRRWTVKCSVGIKTAKFSCGWKEFVVDNKLKVGDVCIFEWTGRPNLVFNVIIFPSCGGI